TCGATCGACGATTTTGGCTTTCTATCAATGTCGTCTTTTTAATTGATGTCTAAGGTAATTATAAAGTTCATTTTCCTTTGAGCAAAGCTTAATCGGATCATGCGTTGCGTAACTCACGATTGGAAAGAGATGTTAATATAGCTTTTACATCATTTTCGAAACTCGAATGATTTGGCGTGCATACTTTGTGATCATTGTGAAATGCAATTAACTATCGAAGCATGACACTTGCTGGCTTGATAAACACCGGAAAATCCATCTCACTAACTCGtctttgtcccaaaaaaaaaaaaaaatcgtcttgAAAGCATTGATAACAAGAGAAGACAACCAAAACTTGatcttttaatttctcaatCACTTGGATGTCCAAACTTAGTCTCACTACTTCGCATACATCTCCAAGTTAAACTTCTAGTGCTTGTTTGCCTTACACGACGCCAACATAATGTcaatcgagttttttttttttttttttgggtcaaaatgtTGATCTAGTTGAAAAATGGCTCTCTTAACACTTATAATTATCGAGATATTCTAACTTCTCAACCTAAATAATCCTTTTCTATTAATGCACAAATACGACTTGAACTTTAGACTCAACCTTTTGACTCGCCTTACAATCATCGGACGGTGGATGGCGGCCGGCAACggggatgagagagagagggtgagggtGAGGGTGAGGGTGAGGGTGAGGGTGAGGGTGAGTGAGCGATGATAAGGATTCTTATTTTCGCTTCCATTCGATAAAtagaaacaaaatagaaaaatttctacctctcatttatgtttcaaatctattttcgAGCAAAAAATTTatcccgaaaatagaaaaattatttttattaaatgaatttctattctgAACCTATTCTcgagaagagaaaaatagaaaaacgaaATGATTATTATTCGCGCCCATACTAGGGGTGATCGATCCTTGGTCCAATTCCCctaaaaaatcaagaaccgaACGGATGGTCCGATTCCCATTTTTCGGAATTGTAGAGTGGACCGGCCACCCTAGGAATTGGGAACCCGACCGATGGTCCGGCTTGGTTCTCGAACAGTTCCAAGGAACTTGTGTTCGTGAAAATTTTTCGCACTTGTAATTATCTTCTCAATCTTGCATCAACTTGACATCTTTCCTCTTCTGTGTTTTGTCGGTGGCCTTCTGCGGGTTAATCTTTGGTACATGCTCGCCATGTGCTCTTGAACTTTTTACAGAGAGGTTGTGCATTGTTCCTTGGCTTTCCATGAAAAACACCGAGTAAGAACAATGGGTGAGGCACAGAGACGATCGGGATCTGCTGCTAGGACTTGCGGGAGAAGTGGAGAGGCAAAAAAAGAAGGGTTGTGAAGTGAAGCAAAGCAAATCCTAAACAAGTAAACATCGggtttacttttaaaaaaattttaaaaaaattgaccgATCTAGTCCGGGCGATTCGATCGGGTCCTATGTTCCTAGAATCGGGAACTAGACCGTCCGGTCACCTGTTTCAATTTtagaaatcgggaaccggaccggaccctTCTAGAACGGgaaaccggaccatcggtcccggtGCGGTCCGAGCTATCCCGATCTGGGcgatccgatttgctcacccctagcccTTACTATCTTAGAGATGCAACCGCCTTCATCATGGGGGATGCTCGGATTTCGATGGCATTCGGCCTGCGATTGCAGGATCATGGGCTTAACGAAGGACGATAAATTAAGTTTACGGCCTCCAAACATGAGACGCATCGTTTTCCATTTGGGCCGTTTTCGAAGCTTCAAGCCATGGAAGATGACGAAATGGCAGAAAAAAAATGGGCAAGAGAAAGgtaaaaaactctctctctctctctcgccctctcGCGCTCCTGTTGAGTGTCACGCCAGAAGAAAATGATCGCAGTGACTTTCACTTTCGCAGTCCAATCGCGTGAAATTTTCTCGTTAGCTCGAATGACAATTCGCAACTCGTACGGATGATTTTCACTGTACCcgcactcttcttcttcttcttctggaaaTTCATCGACACGGCCCTCTGCTGAGAACTGGGTAGCGAGGATCTAGTCTACGGGGATGGCCACGGAGAGACACTCCTCGGTGGCGGCAACGTCTCCTGACGACAACGCGCTGTGAGTATCGACGGCGGACtgaaattttaaatattgtCTTTTGGCTTCGATGCGTTGCTTCGGATAACTTCGATTGACTCGGAGACTTGAGGGGCGATTAGCTTGTTTGGCTTGAATTGTTTCGAACGGAACTTCTTTCTGCCGAGAAAACATTTAGCGTTGATGCGCGATTTCGGGTGGTTGTGCGTGATTTGGGTCTTGCAGGTTCTTGGATATACTGCACGAAGCGCCTTTGTTTGGTCACCGGAAGCGCACGCGGATTTACGGCAGCATTGCGTACTGTTTCTTGTTGGCAAGTACATTGCATATGATTAAGCGAGAGTTATGAAATGCGTGGATGTTCATGTGGTTTTGCTACGAATTGGTCGCTGAATGTCTCTTTTTTTTAGGTCGGTTATGCCGTTTTGGCTATTGCGGCTCCGTGGATCTTTGAATCTATAGGACCGCTGATCCCACCTTTGCTTTGCAGTTGTAATGTCGCCTTAATGATCGTCACAGGTAGTCACTTTGAATCTTTCCCTTTTCAGAAGAGAATATTTAATGTGGTTCTGTGGGTTCTGGCACTTATGCTGAATTTCCTGCTATCTTTCCCTCTCTGTCCATGTGATAGAGCAACTAACTTCAGGTATACACACGCGATTTTTTCTGATATATCCTTTTATGTTGATATAGTGATTGCCGATCAGCATTGGGAAAGAGTGATGGGAAGATGGATGGAATTATCCAGGGGAGAGATGGAGTCTAAGTTATCTAGTCTAAGTGGGTCAAAGACGGAATCTAGGGGGTGCAATTCTAGTAAATTAAGATCTTTGAACTGTTAGAATTGAAAAGGAAGTAGCAAAGAGTGGTCAATTTCGGTACAGTGACTTCACTTAACAAAAAGGCTGGAGATTGTATGGATAAACTGTAGAAAGGACATTTGATTCCTTCAGCATGCAGAATGCGACAAAAGTGTAAGAGCAAAATGTGTGCAGCCATACTAATACTGATGATGCCTTTCAAAGACAAGTTTGAGAGTCAAAGTACCAAAATGCATACAAATGACTAGCAGAAATGAGAAACGATGATGTGTTCATATGAAAGATGATAAAACTGGAAATGAATTATGGGAGAGTTGCCCTTTTCTTATGACATggaagaaattttttgtggattaGTTTGAGCAAGTGACATGAGGGCATTGAAATGCTTTGGTAGGAACTTTGACTCTCAGATAGAAGAGTGGATCAGAAGGGGGAAGACCTGAGAAGTAATGGGTGAAAAATTTTTGGAAGGACCTTGAGTATCTGCAAGATATTAAACGTATGACAAGAAAATGAGAGAGTATATATAGCTAAACCCATCTACTGAGAAATGTTTGATTGCCGTTATTATCATATCAGGCAACATTTGTATTTTAATCAGCTTGTGGggtctttttcaaaataagaCTTGATTTAGGCTTTGACAATTTAGCTAGAGTATGATGTATCTCACTTTTCAGTCGTTCTGAAAAATAACTATAGATGTGCTGGCCACAAAGCATTTTTTGCCTACAGCCTAATATTTGGAAGATCATCCTTGCTGAATTTAAGATGATACTATTCATTACAAGTGCTATATATTGATCCTATACTTTCCCTGATTGGCATATCGAAAGTTGTTAGCGGTCAATCTGAAGTTCCTTTCTCCAAAAAACTAGACTCTAAGCCGTGCATGACCAATTAAATTTTACTTATTAATACGTTTTGTATTGGCATTTGTttcaaaagaagaacaaaaaaaatacatgaagaACTTAAATTAACGGAACTACAAAACATCATGAGAtatggaaaaatcatttttacaCTTGTGTGATGTATGGTGGTAATTTCTTTCTTGAATGTCGAGATTAATAATTTTCATCCAatcttaaaattgcaataaCCATGTCAAGACTTTGATTTCACTTATATTAATCAATAATCATGCACACTTAATCAATTGAATGTTTAGTCATGATGCACTGTTCCAAATACTACCATAAGGTCAGTTAAAAGAATAATGTTAAGTCAAAAGTGAGAATCAAAGTATTCTGTGGATCAACAAAAATGTGAGTttggaagaaaattaaaattagtaGAAGTCCTCAAGAGAGCATCAACCTTTTATTTATCTTCActatccatttatttatttgtaattaAAGATTGCATACGAATAGTTAGGGTTGAGCGGTTCCGGGTCCAACATAGGTTCCatctagaacctagaacctatccaCTCATacaagtttctcattttttggaacctggaacttatTTTGCATAtgttggaacctaaaacctatcctGTCACGGGTTCCAAGTTCCACATGTATTATTAATTAAACAATTGCGGTGAATAATCACATTTAATGACCAATGTCTTTTGCTAAAATCtactgaccacaactcatatttagacacaaaaaatatgaaatattaatcaagtaaaagtctcaatgaTAACATAGTTCTGGATTACATATTCATCATCGGACACTATGGAATACCGCAGGATGACGCGAAGgcatataccaagaaaatatataaaaacttactctaggttccgggttcctcctacctggaacctggaacctacccgtcagaacggatttcctaatttttgaaacctgaaacctacccTCTATATCCTAGAACTTGGAATTGATCGGTtcccaccggtccggttctccaggttccgggttctatctcggaaccatgctcactcctatAAATAGTAGCTTCATGGTTGGGTGAGAATGATATAACTAAATACAGAGGAAAAAAGTTTGTTTGGAGAAATAATGGAAGTCAtcgaaaaacttttaaaaggcCACTTCATCTCATTACCGTTCATCACCCAATCACTTTAAGATATAAAATTTCTGCTTATACAGCATAACAGAGTAGATCAAGCGAATGTTCTTTGACTTTGCTACATGAACCTGAAATCTGTTGGATTCAGAGGAGGGGAACATGCTTTGGATGCCATCCTGCGCTAGTTTCGCGCGGATAGATTTGGGTGTAAAGCCTGTAAATTTGATGATGTTGCAGCACCTGTTTGGAAGTCACTTGTTgacttttgtgataaatgttTCTAAAGTAGGAATACCATTTTGTGTTGCCAAAATCCATGTCccaaaatctatttctaaattCTGCATTTGCTTCTTGTGCTTATGTGCCACTTCCCAACCCTCTTTCCCCTCCAAAATTGGCTCTGTTATGCATTTTTGTCTTTGTTGGTGCTATTAGACAACTCACATTTGTTTGCTGTACAAAGATCTTGTAAAATGTTGGTTCTTGTTTCATATAATGTTTCTTTGTTCAGGAATCTTTCTGCAGTATCTGGTCTACCAAGTGCAAAAAATACGTCTGCAGGTAATCGGTGCTCCCATTTTTGCAACAATCTTATGGATTGAAATAGGGAGTTGGCATTGCTATAATCATTTGCTGCCTTCTAATTAGATATGTGTGGtttttttaactatttgttTATTGTAAGTTTTTCTCTTTGGATAGGGTTACTATAGTTTCAGCCAGAAGTTGAAGCATATTGTCCGTCTACCTTTTGCATTTACAGCATATGGTACGTGGTttcaatttcttgattttttcattTGGACAAATAAGATGATACTTGTTAACATCAGCAGCAACTTTTATGTTTTGCTCTTTTATTATTCAGTTGTTTATGTTGACTACCATACATGATATAAATCACCATGGTCCTAAACATTGAAAGCTTAATAGTTTCTCgtaatttgagtctttttagtGCATGACTTACACAAAGTGAGATATCTGACACACTTAAAGGAATTTCATATCTTTGCCCTTAATCTCCCTGCATATAAgcaatttcttattttcattGCGATTCGTATGGTGGAATTAGAGGATTCTCCATCTTTCTGTATGCATATGCGGAAGACGGGAGCAATAGCTACATAGGAAAATATTCTTGCATATGACCCAAAGATAATTCTAACATGGACATGGAGTAGTCTTTGTGGAAACATGCTAGGCCTCCATGACTAGATAACTAGTGTAATCATATAGTGCTGGTTTTGCTTGTTTGATATTGTAGTTGTGTTGCCAGGACTATGGGCAAACTGTTGAGGTTTTCCTTATTTTATGAGTACCTTTTGCTATTTATGCCAGAGGAAATATTGTTAATATGTTATATTATCTTCTCTATCAGAGGCGAAACCGCTGAGGGATTTGCATAAAGAAGTATGTTGTCTATGATGCCACTGCTACTGACTTGAGTTTCTTTTGGATGCAAGGAACCGCTGCTATGCTACTTGTCATTGTCTGGGATCCCTACATTGGTTTTCTCTCCATACCTGTGATGCTGAGGTATGACAACCACCCACATATATCAACGGTTCTTCTTGACGAATGACATTGGCATGTATACAGCATGGAGAAGCTCTAGAATATGACTTTTCTATTACAAATTATGCAAAATGAATAGTTAACCTTAATTTTATCTTTGTTTAATGAAAGCATAAGAGAAACCTATCAAGCAGAATAATGTTTTACGAGAGAACCATGCATGTTAtctgtaattatttgattttccttttcctgagAACTGGTTGCTGAATGTTTGTTTGGGTTTTAGATTCAACAATGAAGTTCTTGAGGAGAGGTCAAACATTTGATGAGTCAAGGAATATCTTTATTAGACTTGCTCTATGTGCTTTTGCACGGAACTTATTTCTGAATGTTGCTTGGGTTTTAGATGACATGATGAAGTTCTTGAGTAGAGGTTTTTAAACACATAATTAGTTGAGGAATTTGTGAATTAGCACAcgatctattttcttttccacttgCTGGTTGCCAACGTCTCAATATCCCTTTGTCATCTTGTATTATTACTGCTGTAGCTggctcattttcttttctttatcagtCTTACAACagactttttcctcttttgcttcCTATTCTTTCTGTTTGTTATCTTTTTGCCCCTTAAATGTAGTTTCTCGATTTTGTACCCTCGACGATTGAGCGCGTAAAATTAAATTCTGGTTTTAGTAGTCTCATTTTTGCTGaacttttcaagaatttttgctCAAGTCTAGGTGTAATAAGTTCATTTTTAATATACATGCAGGATTATCATGGTCATAGAAGCAATATGTGCTGGGTCTTTTATGAGTGTATATATTGGTGAGTAAGACATGCATTTTGATAAACGTCAAACTTCTAAGAACCTCTTGATATGCCCTCGTCTTGGATCAATATAATCTGTGGTTgtactttaatttttcttcGTTGTGCCATGATCCAGATATGAGCTCATGTGAACACATTTATATTGGGTATTCTTCTCTTGATGTCACAATAGTTAGAAAATTATGTATCATTAGTATATCAGCTTCGGATTGTCTGTCTGTTGGTGCATGCAGGATATGTCCACCGTTACAATTCCTTAAATTCTCATCCTGATGTGTTAAAGTCATTGTACTCTCCACTTCAACAGTCAAGTCCTTTGGAAGGTGTAAGGTTGTGATACTTTCCAAAGCCTCCAATTCGATAGGTCTACTTTTATTTCTTATCACAAGTCATGTAATATACCTTTTCTGGCCTTGCGATTTGGGTCCTTATATTTCGAAGTTTTCGGAGTTTGCAACACTTGGTCTCCTGTTGGAGCAGTTTTGATGTGctgaaaatataatttgaacTAACACAGTATTGCCATGAATAGTAGTTGATGCTTTAACGGATTTCATGATCCGGTGTTGCGATAATACATTCTGCAGATACCATGATGGTGGACGGCTTTCTGATCAGCAAATGGCTTTATTGCAGTATCAACGTGAGAACCTCCATTTTCTAAGTGAGGAGGtagggttctttttttttttctttttttagaactTAATGGGTGTTTATGATTTTGGTTAGCACTTGTTGATCCCTCATAGCAAGATGTCTATGAGCTCTTTCTGTTTCAATTTTTGGCAGATCAAGGATCATATAGTGTTCTATATGCTAGAAATTGCCAGCGCGGTGCTGCAGAACTTAatgaaatttattcaatatgattttaTCTACTCATACCATTGGCAAAACATCTATCAATTTTATTTATACTTGGAATCTAAATCTAGTACAGTATGAGATGTCAAATATTTGTTTTCTGAGGATCAAACAAATTCAATCAACTGTATATGGATTTAACCTTACTGTAATAGACATTAAAGTATGGGTGGCCTTCCCATCCTTCAGCATGAATATTACTTCAATATCACTACTTATTAAATGAACATTATATTCTAACAGAAGAAAAAACATAACCAGAAAAAAAAGTGACATGTATGTTTGGAGTTAGTTTTATAATGAAATTATGTCCACATGCTAACCATCCAATGAAtgtgtaatttttcttttacgtTGTCTGTGGTCttaataaaaatcatatttctaaatttaaaaaagtattcTTTGAACAcaaaagataataaataatttttttccttaaagatGATAACAAATGCCATTCTTTTGGTTCACCTGTTGAATTGTAACAAGACAGAAAACAAACAAGGAAATGGGAaatattgaattaaaaaaatctcaagaaagataaataatgaaaaaacgTAGAATGAAAAATCAATCATCAAAACCATCCAAGCAATGCCTTTGCTTGATAAATTATAAGAGACATTGAATGAGTGATTTAAACTTGAACAGTtatcacaaaattttgaaagaattccatcgaaaatgttgacaatataaaatgaaaatcacaaaacacACATGGGTAGATTAGTCAGGAAATACAAAATAACAGAGTACAATCATATATTCAATGATAGGGTGAAAAACTAGAACAATGTAAATTTGTCTGTAATAACTTTGAAAAAAGCAGACAGACCAAAATAAAGGAGAAAGCAAAATGATGCAAAAGAGACTTTATCATTACTCAGAGCAGTATAAAATTTTTTGTCTTAAATTGAATTGAaagcacaaagaaaaaaagaaagcggAAAATCAAAAAAGCAAAGTATTGCTAAAAGTTGGCGTCGTCCGGATTCGATTCGTGGACCTTTGGCCCACACATAATGCCCATGCTTCACTCCACGGGGCTCtcattcttcattttctcttgttCAACTTTTGTATGTATAATGAAGTAGCGAGCTGAATTACAAATAACCATTTGACACGTGGAGAAACGTGGTAGAACCCCAGGCCATCTCTTGATATGTCACTAGAGTATTGTTAAAGATATCAAGATAACCAAACTGTAGGATTGTGCTGCAGGTTCTTCGACTGCAAGAATCCTTGAGCAAATATGAGCGATCCAATGACGGGATCACTCCACAGGTATTATCTTTTGGCTCTCCTTCAGTTATATGGTTGAAAACAGAGTACGAAGGTTCTTGAGACGGTTTACCAAGTGGAATATAAAGATATAAAGAAAGTAATATATTGATAATGGTGATTCTTTATATAATTCTTGAGCTGTAAGTGTGCTGTGTGCTTGTAG
This genomic interval from Rhodamnia argentea isolate NSW1041297 chromosome 4, ASM2092103v1, whole genome shotgun sequence contains the following:
- the LOC115746679 gene encoding protein FIP1-like gives rise to the protein MATERHSSVAATSPDDNALFLDILHEAPLFGHRKRTRIYGSIAYCFLLVGYAVLAIAAPWIFESIGPLIPPLLCSCNVALMIVTGIFLQYLVYQVQKIRLQGYYSFSQKLKHIVRLPFAFTAYGTAAMLLVIVWDPYIGFLSIPVMLRIIMVIEAICAGSFMSVYIGYVHRYNSLNSHPDVLKSLYSPLQQSSPLEGVRYHDGGRLSDQQMALLQYQRENLHFLSEEVLRLQESLSKYERSNDGITPQVDLAHLLAARDQELRTLSAEMDQLQSELRLARSLIAERDSEIQRVRTTNNQYVEEHERLRAIIGEWSTRAAKLERALDEQQKRTATSSQLHSSAASKEKQGP